The nucleotide window GCTTGGCTTCATAGAAAAAGAAGCTCTAtgtttgtctagattcaacaaTTCAGCTTCTTAAGCTGGTTAGTAGCGTTCAGCATTCTGAACTGAACAAGAAACTCTTGATATATCGGCCAAAATCATTGGCCAACAATGTGATTTCCCGTGAAAGATGTTGAATTTGATAAGAAATCAGTTTGGGATGATCTTAATCAGCTCAATATCAAACAGAAGAGTCTTGTCTATCAGCCCTTGGTTCCCCAGCACAAAATCCAAGGCTCGTTGGCCCTGTGAAAACATCAGAATTGCACCTTAATAAGAATTAGCAGAATTGCATTACAAGAATAACcaaaagaacacaagaattaCCGAAAATGTTGTGGGTCTTGGGCCACTCTTGTTGTAGTCATTGTCCGGATATCCCAATTCTGGAGGCACTATGATCCTGCATCACTGTGAGCTAGAATGTGAAATTTGCATATAATATGTGATAAATTTTATTGAGCATTCAATCCAACTGCTTGAAAATTCCATAAGCAAAAGCTATAAGCTACAGAAAACAAGATGCAGCACCTTCTAACGCCACCAAGAGACATGCCTGTAATAGCTTCCTCAAAAGCTGGTATCACCTGAAGATTTAAGAAACACACAGTGCCATTAAAGTCGCTGATCGATTATTAGTTAATTACATACTGACAAAGCAAATACAAGTCTtatcaaagagagaaaaaaaaaaaggaaatacaAGTATTCAATATTTTCTCCTTATTGTCCAAACTGAATCCTAATCTACAGTATGTTAACATCAAACAGCGCCTGCTTATGCAATCTCATAGATTTTAGAGAACTaaagaaacacaaaaaacaGTTTAATAGCTACAACCAATAAGAAAAAATTTAGCTGCAACAACCAAAACTTGTCCTTTCAGTTCAGTTGCGTCACAAGTTTCTCACCTCTTGAGATCCTACTCTGAATTTGAAAAAAGCCTTGTCATCACCCTGCATTCAAGAAACCCCATGAAACACAAACTGTTAAATAAGCTTATGCACCCCGAAATAAGTCCCCAGTAAACAGATCATAAGTAATCAATACCTCAAATGAACcaccttttgttttatttcgagCTTCAAATATACGACCGTAGTATCCAATGGTATAACCATCCCAATCAATCTGAAATGCACCCAGAGATCACAAATTACTACACCGACCCAACTTAAAAGATAAATCAATAGCATCAAAAAATTGCAAGCGTCCATGAATCTGTTTAAAGCTTTATGCTTTGCCAATAAAACTGAAAAAGGTAATATATCTAACAACTGCCTTTCCGAGAGGTGGAGATCAACTAATGGAACCTACTCGATAGCAAAATCACCCTAATTGCAAATACAAACCTTGTGATGTAAGGTTGCCGATTACTACATAGACAATCTAAAACCGCAACTAATCAAAGCATGTACTCAAACAATGAGTGGCTTACCACTACTGTATCCCCAACCTTGGGTTTGGGGCCATCTCCTGCTCGCAAGTCCTGCATTCTTCTTAAATTCATAGTtaaaaaacaaaggaaacaaagacTTTCAAGAGCTTGTGAAAGTTATGATCTTCCAGAATATGACCTTATACTGAAGACCCGATTCAGTTTCGGTGTAGTCCGGATAACTCATCTTCGACTTGCCGTAGTCCTTTCCCCTAATTGCTGGCACTGCAAAGCAGTTCAAACGTTTACAATGTACGtagtaaaaacaaaaatatatgacAGTAAAAaacctcaaaaacaaaaatcacttACTGTCTGCAAACTGAGATGCCAGGGCGAGTTTATCCTTAAAAGCATTACAGAAAGCCGCAGCTACAGTTCCAATGGATGAAAACACAAGTTTTCTTCGCTCGATAAGATTGCTTCCGCCTACCCAAAATCCGAAATTTGATAAACTCATAGCAAAATGCAACATTATAATCACAAACAAATAAATACGCTATGGCTGATTTACTGACCGCCTGCACCTGAATCAGAAGATTTCTCGGCTTCCGGGGGAAGAAAAGATTTGGGTCCGCGCCGTACACGGGTTCGAGATTTTCCGACCGATGAGGTTAGAGGTCGCTGAGGAGATCCAATGGCTGAGATTGAAGCCATTTGAAGGTAGGGGAAGTAGTTGATTAGGGAGAAAGAGTGAGAACGGTAAAGGGGTGTGACTGGGAATGTGTTTCGCGGGAAGATAACGGCCTCAACTTGTCAACCGCTTTATATTTTactcctttttttattttatttttatattttgttacaCGAACAAACTGGAACCTTCTTTCCTCTTAACTTTGGTTAAGGGTATATGAATTCTTTGGGTTACATCTTCAGATAAGCGAATTTTGTTACGGGTGCGTTTGCTAACTTAGGATATGGCTCCATCGAAGAAAAAGTTTAGGagaattcctttctttttcaaCCTTCAAAAGGCCTTTTATTTGACCGTTTAGAATTGGACTGGTCTTAGATTTTTAGAGACTCGTGTATTTAAATTTGTTGTAATTTCTTAtcaaaaaattatagaaaaaaaCTATTCATTTTGGGTTTTGCCGTAACCCTAGCGGGAATTCATGAGAAATCGGATAAcggagatggggatggtataTTCTGATTTCAATCCAGAAGCACTAGATTGGAGTCACAAAAACATTGTTCATTACAACCTGCcacttgttttttctttttgtagctCATTTCAATCCAGAAATCATTGTTCTTAGTTGCTTTATCTAGTTATTGATAGAGTAAAAGCAAAAGAGGTTTCGAGTTTCACCTCTCCTACGATGAACAAAGAGTACTTTGAGTTTGGTTCTTATTCTCTTTGCTTCTGTTTAAATGGAAAATTACTTGTAGATCTGTTTAccattgaattgttatttcctTTGTCTCAGATTGTTGTTGTTTACACTTTACCTGTTGTAAAAAAATATGAGAAGGAATTCctgtaaaattaaaataaaataatatgaaaatatCTTAGGAAATAAGGATGAAAATATAGATAAGgaaatgaaataaagtaagaaaatgatataatatatagatttttataTAGGAAAACTTATTGAGTCGAGGCGTGCAAGCGCACTGTCCCAAGAAAAGATTCATCCCCTACTGCACAGGGTTGAATGACGAACTTCCcccaagatacaacaactcttcGAGCTCCGTCGTGCAGTTAAGAAGCCCCATTGAACCTTGATCACCCGTGCACTCAAAAAGGTGtatatttaaatatatatatatatatatatatatatgtataatatggAAGAGGACTTTAGGTGGATAGGGTGTTGTGCTAGAGTGGTTGCATGATGGTGGAGTGTCTTTTTTTCTCACGACATCCCTCATATGTATCCTACCATTTCGACATTTCATATCCGACAATATGTCCAATCACACATGTCTTCCAACTCTAGCCATGTACCCTTATATAGACTACACTTACCATGACCATcaatcatatatttaaaacataaaaccgtTAAACCATAAATAGAGAATAAACACGAAATGAAAATAACCCCCGacataaataatgaaataaataaaatacttttttttttttttgaggagaaacGTGAACACTTTCATTACTTCGGCCAACAAAGTTACAGAGGAACCCGCCACGTGTGTAGCCCCGTTAAAATGAGAACCTAAACGTAACACTGTACTGACATACACATCACGCTCTAACTGTAGGGAGAAAGAGAAGGGCAGTACTCAAAAGAATgcctcattttaattttaaatcataaaatttccaacaatcccccactgatttaaaaatcaaaataaaataaaatgagtgAGTGTTTTTACTGTGCAATCGCCATAGGTACCTTTCGGGTTTGAACCTAACAAAGTGTGATAGTCTCCATTTGAGGAACCTGAGTGAACAAAGTATTGAACTTGGCACCTCTGACCAAACTTCAACATATCACACACACAGTACGGGTAATTAGACAGGTTCGCATGTTGGAGCATTTGTGGCCTTGCGCATATCTTGATTCTCATGAGAATATTAGAGAACAGCCCAATTCTCATTGTCGCAGCCTCACGAACAACTCTTACTTAGGTGAgttctccaagggtacgtatgCCCGAACCCTGCGGAAGTTTGCCTGCCTCGAAACTCATTCAAGATATCATTGTTTTCCCTTCCTAACATCACATTTAATATTGCACTTAATGCCTTAGGAATGCACATGATAAtatctcttttggatatatccttAAAATTTATATGTGCTATATTTGAGTCACGCAGTATGGATTGTTTCTACCACATTGAACTTCCTtcatgggatctccaatcaTAGAAGTTGGGTTACCTCCTTAGGTGACTCCCTTATGGGCTTAAACATATCCCCCTTCagcaattttatatatatatatatatatatatatatatccttaaaATTTATATGTGCTATATTTGAGTCAAGCAGTATGGATTGTTTCTACCACACTGAACTTCCTTCATGGGATCGATCtccaatcatatatatatatatatatatatatatatatatatatataaaatctcCCCCTCGAGACTATAGGAACCTCCTCCGCGAGGCATATATGTATGACTTATGtcatattatatatttttttttcttttgatatcTTGCTTGTCACTTTAGCTCGCAAAACctgcatttttattttgtctgcaAACCTCAAATAAACCATCAGCCACAATTCTCATAAGAGTATTTTCCTCCATATGAGAACAAGAAAATTTATAACTCTGCACTAATTATTTAATGATCACGTAAGATAAATTCCTAAGAGTGTTACCCCCCTACATAACCATagggcattttttttttcagttcaaATAAATTCCATTAATAGAACGGCCAGAACGGCACATACAAACGGTCCATAAGGACACCTGGTACCATTCACTGTTACAAATCTTGCTCAATTATTCAAGAGCTTGccaaaaaactaaacaaacaaCTAAGCTTACAAAAAATACTTTTGACTTGAGCCTCCCTTTGCCAATGCAGGCAATTGTGGTGCACCAGAAGGTTCAAATATTTAGTGCAAAAACATAGCAGAGTTTAGTGTGCAAGTAAAGACCAACTTACAGCTTACTCAATCCCTTTCCCCTTGCCCTTACCCGAAGGGCTAGGGGAACATGGTGCATCGGTGAGACACAATGGAGAAGCAGGTTTCTTTTCATTCTTGGTCTTTGGTGGGTTTTTATTTTGGGCGCCAAGAGGATgctcccttttcttctttgtctctGTAGCCTCAACTGGTACCATTAAACCTCCTGGAGTTTCCTTAAGCCCCAAAGATTTTGCAGTAAATTTGGTGGTGAATTCAGGCATCTTGAGCTTCTTTGGTTGAGCCACTTGTCCTCTGTTTTCATCAATCAGAATTAGGGTTTGAACTTTCTGAGGTGAAGGGGTAGGAGTACGCCTACCTCTCTTGTTGGGCAATGCTCTTCAACAGGCACAATAGCTAAACCATTGTCTTTTCTTGTGTCAGACTCACGAAGCACAATAGACCTTTTGGCCTTATGAACCCCTGTATCTTTCATATTCACAAAAGGTGATACAGTAATAGCAATTGGAATAGATGATTTAAAAGTAAATGGCATGCCatcaaccagaaaattcctatTCAGAAAATCAATTTTTGGTACATGAGTTTGCCCCACAGtcgtgtttttattttttcctgcAGCAGTACACAAACCTGTAGGATGGAAGACCAACAAGTAATCCTCACAACGTCCAAAGAGGTTGTCAAAATTGTAGTGGATTAACTCTTCAACCCCATCATCAATTTTCAGCTTTTTCTCTAAAAATATTGGTTTCAGGATATTATggctaaccctaaccctaatctcCCATTTGTTGTTAAAAAGCCTTTCATCAAGTTCAAGGGGATGGCCAGCCACAGTAGCAATATCCATGAtagtttcttttttctcatAAGCAGGAGGGATATTAGTGATACGTACCCAATAGTAAAGTAGGTTCAGAGGGATCTTCTCAATTGATGTTACACCATCATATTCCATCAACACCATTGAAGCTCGAGCATAATTCCAAGGCCTTCCTCTAATCACCTTGCGCTGGTCGCCACGATGATcaaaagagaagaggaaaaggGAGTTTGATCTTGAATTTTGAAGCTTTTTTCCACTCCCAAATCCTACAAAAGTGACGACGAAGATCATTGATCTCCACAGGCTTGGGAGATAGGGATCATCCCAACAAGTAGGCTTGAtaatttcttctagtttttccacATGACAGCATGGTGATATCAACTACATCATCTCCTGCTAGGGCAAGATACACTTGGAAGCTTGCAGTAACTTCCTCAACAGAAGCCATTTGAGAACAAAGATTtaggggaggaggagaagggCAGTGAGACAGCTGCGGGGTGGTACGCAAGGCACTATCAATGGAGGCTTAGAACTTGGAGGAGCGGCAAGATCACGCttaattagggttttttttcaatataataATGGACATATAAAAGTTAAGCAGTCAATTATGTAACCTCACCGTTAGTTCATTACCATAGGGCATTTTAAAATACCATTGAAGTAAATATTAGATGGTGAACAGAAATATAGACCATAACCCCCACATTACCTGATattgaatttccttgaagaCATATTTATAAACATTAACAGGAGTTATAGCTATAGCTTACTCCCACATCTCCATGATAGACGCTCTTCATAATGATAAATGTTAAATatactcataagtcataacaaaATTAGTTATGTAAACCGCGTAGTAATAAACATTAAAGAATACTAATGAAATAGTTGAAATTTCAAATAGTAACCCCactattgaaataaaaaataattaactcTCATTGACTTATTAAAGCAAAATGAAATCTTCTCACAAATTGAACTTACGAGTATTCTTGGAGCATTCTCGTCGATGAGATAACCAATAGCATATGTATATCTCGTAATGTATGTATAAACTAAATTTTGAGagtaaaagaaaacataccatcactattttctttctcttcaatAACTCAAGAACTCAATAAATATTACTACTAATAACTCTATTAAAATCTAATAATGAGACAAAATTAATACTTATCACCAAAACTTGGAATAGCATCATTTTAGATATGAAAGAAAATATAGACAACTATTAATTATGATATGCAACTCCAACAAAAAATAAGCTACTCGAAACAAAAGGGAAATGTCATTTGTAACTGACCTGACAACAGATAAAGAGCTGCAATAGAATTTAGGTCAATcacatttaaatttaaattattaACATATTCAATAGTATGCAAAATAATTACTACCATGTACATAAGTGCAATGAAATAATAACTCGTATAATTCAAACAATATCTTAGATGTACATCGTACATATCTCAATAGTAAAACGTTTTTTTACCGTCATTGCGCAAGGTAATATTTGTTGATtgccaaaacaaattaaaacaagAAATAGCTAAATTGATATTCTGAGAGAACAAAGAGCTATGGCatgtaatcaatcaaatcaaagataaaaaataaataaataaataaaaaccttTATACATCAATTGGTTGATCTATTATCAAACACCAGCTGTATGATGGCTCTCCGCCTCCTTACTAACCCTAGCCGTCATGGCTGGGGACTCCATCAATGATTTTCGGCACCATCAATAAGCAGGAGCATCTCTGCCTCACATAGTTTACAGCCCTCCAACGTCAAGTTTCTTCGACGATTCTCCAACCGGTTTTCTCCCTCAAAGAGGCTATACCCACAGTGCCTCGCCACAATGGCGACCTCTTAAGTTGGGAACTGAATGAGAATCCAGGTCGGATCAGGCCTCCCATAGGGCAACTAAAGAATGGTGGAGTTCGGTGTATGATTCTCGATGTGGCATCAGAAGCGGAGGTTCAAATCATAGCCTCTGCAGCTATTAGGCAACAAGGTGGCTGTGGTTTGGGCTTGGTGCTGAAGGCGGCAAAGAAGGAAGAGTGGTTTTGCTTCGACTTGGGATGGAGGCTGAGAGTGGCGAAGCCGGAAGGGCGATCATGGCAACTTTGGCGGTGAAATCTGAGGTGGGGATGACTACAAAGGCCTCCATTGGTGGCAAAAGTGGAGGGGTGCTCACCTTTGATGGGTGCCCTAATCAGTTGGGTGGCCCAAGTCTCAGTGGAGGCCCAACCCAGATTAGGTGCAGAAACTAGTTTGGTGGCCCGGATCAGAATGGGTGCATGAATTTGTTGAGTTAACTGGTGTGGATTGGATCTCCAAAGCATTTTGGATTGTGTGGACCAAACTAATGAACTAGGGCTCTATAGGGTTCCGTATTTAGGATCTTAGAGGCCTGATCCAACTACATAGTCTTATGGGGATCATAGGAGaaagtttgagtttttggtGTCTTGCCTGCAGAGTGAAGGTTTGTTCCTTACGTCTAGGTATTGATAGTTTCTAGCGCACTGCAATTGAGTGTATTGGCAAAAGAACTTTCATACTCTATTATCTTTTTGTTTCTAATAGATTTAGTTCTGTCAGGCTCTTGAATAAAGGAGCGGAATTGTTTCAAATGTAATGGTACCTAATTACCCCTTTTGGGGATTTGTATTATGTCATTCTGGCCTGAGTTGCTATGAAATGATATTAttactttcaaaaaaaaaaaaatttgacagaactaaTTGCCATTAAACACAAATTATGCTGGCATGCAAGAAACATATATGCCTACAGTTTACAAACTATTATGCAATATATAATTTACAGTGAAATAAATATTAgatattattattatcatgCAACTGACAAGGATTTTTCCAGGTGACCAATATTATGCATGAAAATTTAGTAACAATGTCGACGGAGATAAAGATATCTGCTACTGAACTAGTACCATAGTAGCAGTTCTAGTGGGTATGAAAGATCTTGATAGAATACAGACAAATATGTATTATACTTGAGAAATATAACAAGTTAAGCAAGGCTTTCACATGGTTATCAATCACAAACCGGCAgttaacaataaaaaataattgtaaTTGTTTAGTTGtctatatacatatatgcaCATATAAAGGTATTCAACAACCCAAAAATTGTCACTTAGATATGAAGGGAATGATAGCTTCATACGATAGACATTAGATACCCGATGGTAGAATAAACAAGAGATAGTAGAATAGAATTAATGACAAACCATTTCATACTCCCTAGTTATAACCTTGATGTTAAATGATAGGACTTGCATGTTGCGGTTTGCCATAGTTGCACAAGACCATAATGCTTGTATTACTTTTCTTTTAACTGCGGCTTCGGAACAAAACTTGCAAAATAGAAATGACAAATAGTGCAAAATAGGTGACTAATAATATAGAAAAATTTGATtaatgtttaaggatatctctatttgtgtttggcccaaactctaggttacttgacctagtggtaatagagtttaattagaagaatctagagattatctttccttgtatgcttctaactctatgcattgtaattctctatataaagaggcccctattatcaatgagaatacacagcgattatctctcaatttttgattccctacaacacgttatcagcacgaagccctaaccctgaaacaaatagccaaaccctgattcaagaaactaaaaaccttgaatccaaatacaaaaccttcgagccttttctgcctccacctcacaccttgaagaactcgatcccaggagtccagaactggCGACCCCACCCCAAGAACCAGTCGGAAACCCACCGAACCgcccaccggaagctccatacaacttgCAGTAAATATttcaccggttcaccaccttctggacttccaattgctaccaaatttttccagCAGTACAATATCAAACCCAAAAATCCAGAACCGGAAGAAATTCCCTGAAAACCGACCTAAAACTTGATGAACCGGCCGACTAAATGTCTGGCAGAAAAACcggcagaaggaaagaaaagaaaaaaaaaggggaagagGCAACCCAAGCCGAGCCCAAGCCACGGCCCACTGACGCAAGCCACGTCAGCAGCACAGTTagcagccacgtcagcaccggtCAACTCTGGTCAACTCCGGTTGACCGTTTCTTGTCAACTTTCCGGCCACTATTCCGGCCGTCGCCGGCAACTTATCCGGCCaaatttccggcgacctatttcgaggtattttttactaaacgttcccgttttttagagttttttaattcaatttctcttctttttcggggacttgcaacctcccttcttctacccccctttcttcattataggggagaccaaattaagccgaactgtgggggttcatgctcactccaagcttagagcttgttgagatctccaaacttagagtttgtagagaacttatgatcgaccacttacgtcattgttttgatctaatccaatatctcttggaatccaatttcttggaagcgactacgctcggaaattcctaatttcttggaagcgattacgctcagaaatttcatatgttctcgtggtagcctatttcgctccgaaactaaccctaatttcttgttctctttcaggatgagtaacctgaacaaattggactttgctcgattgggaacaactggctctggatatcacatgtgggttcgtgatatccgccagcatctcaaggctgatagaatcctggatatgattctcgagcctagctaggacgtgctaactgttgagcaagctcaagctttggaagcaactagagcagccttagaggcaaataaggcgaaagccatcatcctaatgactcgtcatatggatgattctctccagtacgagtatatgaacgaagaagaccccagaaggctgtgggtctcactcgaagaaagatttggcaacgtccgtgactccttgcttcctgacctagaagtgagatggcatagcctccgcttctgtgatttcaagtcagttcttgactataactcggaagcacttcgcattaaatccttaatggaattctgtggtaaagagatcacagatgcgatgttgattgagaatactctctctaccttccccgtctctgcattgatggttactaagaaccatcgaatcgatgttaatgcaagacggatcacaaggtttcatgagctcattggagttatgaatgtcgctaaaaagcatgaaaatatccttgtgaagaactataattcgtgatccgtggaaacagagcatattccggaatccaattatagtcgcacctctaagagagggcgccaagagcgaaaccttaatcttagggatacttttggacattctggtccacaTAATCGCTCTACACACGGAACAGAAGAGGTatacgtggaaagagagagagaggcaacgcctctggccatgttggtggtgccaccaacattaggagccatctaaatgacgctttcaaagcgcctcaatcaatggagtctgagagaagagatgtatgttctcgatgtggagtatccaatCATtcggcacacatttgtagagctcgtgaagaaatcatcactgcct belongs to Rosa chinensis cultivar Old Blush chromosome 4, RchiOBHm-V2, whole genome shotgun sequence and includes:
- the LOC112197378 gene encoding peptidyl-prolyl cis-trans isomerase FKBP19, chloroplastic isoform X1 — encoded protein: MASISAIGSPQRPLTSSVGKSRTRVRRGPKSFLPPEAEKSSDSGAGGGSNLIERRKLVFSSIGTVAAAFCNAFKDKLALASQFADMPAIRGKDYGKSKMSYPDYTETESGLQYKDLRAGDGPKPKVGDTVVIDWDGYTIGYYGRIFEARNKTKGGSFEGDDKAFFKFRVGSQEVIPAFEEAITGMSLGGVRRIIVPPELGYPDNDYNKSGPRPTTFSGQRALDFVLGNQGLIDKTLLFDIELIKIIPN
- the LOC112197378 gene encoding peptidyl-prolyl cis-trans isomerase FKBP19, chloroplastic isoform X2, yielding MASISAIGSPQRPLTSSVGKSRTRVRRGPKSFLPPEAEKSSDSGGSNLIERRKLVFSSIGTVAAAFCNAFKDKLALASQFADMPAIRGKDYGKSKMSYPDYTETESGLQYKDLRAGDGPKPKVGDTVVIDWDGYTIGYYGRIFEARNKTKGGSFEGDDKAFFKFRVGSQEVIPAFEEAITGMSLGGVRRIIVPPELGYPDNDYNKSGPRPTTFSGQRALDFVLGNQGLIDKTLLFDIELIKIIPN